The sequence below is a genomic window from Humulus lupulus chromosome 3, drHumLupu1.1, whole genome shotgun sequence.
TACAGTTAGTGAGGAAAACCATTCACATAATATATGATGAGCAGTTGCTTAAACTAAATTGGGGAAGATATTGAACTCCTATGCCATATTGGCCATGAAAATGTAAGGACTGTTAAGAATTAGAATAGCTCTTTAAGCTCTTAGCCATTTGAACTCCTTAAGCGATTTTCACCTTCTTTACTAATTTTGACCTCATTACTGACTAGTTCAGAAGAGAATTTGGGTTTAGTTTTACACTAATGAACATGActatttcatatatgtttcatatcttgcaaagctgctttgttatggtttatactatacatatttttgtttaatctaacATTACTTACTTAAGTAGTGTTGGGTTCCCGcctttttttgaaatttttctcTCTGTGAAGACACCGACGGCCATGGCTAAAGGAGCAAAGTTTTCGGAGAAAGCTAAGGGGAAGAGGAACAATAAGAAGAAAGGTCCTTCATCTTCGGATCGTGTAATCAAAACAAGATCCATGGATGCCAttctagggttctctgagttggAAGTGCAAGAAGAGGAAAAGAAGGAGGATCAGTTTTTGGGGATAGAGTATACGGTTCAGGAATCGGAGGAGATACTTAGGAAATAGAGTGAAGTTCGTAAGAATTTCTCAAAATGGTTGAGTATTGCAAACCAAACGGCTCATGATGTGGATATGGGGAAGAAGATGACTCTACCTATCTTACAATCTGAGCACATTGTAAGGAATTTAGATCGGGCATTTGAATCACCATCGAAGTTAGAGGAATCAACAAATCAGGGCAAGAAGAAGGTAAAAATTGTTCAACCTGATATTGAGGAAGAAGTGAATTACTGGAAACCTTCAATAGTGGGGTATGTTGCTGGTGCTAATCCTCCTCTGAACGTGCTTGATGGATTTGTGAGAAGAATGTGGAAAGATGATGTGGTTAAGGTGGGAATGCTCTCACATGGAATATTCATTATACGGTTTCAGAATCTAGAACAGAGAGACAAAGTTTTGAATGGGGGTTTCATTTTCTTTGACAAGAAACCCTTCATCATGAAGCCATGGAATTCGATTGAAGATTTTACCAAAGAGAATGTGGATACAGTCCCTACGTGGATTCAAGTGAGGGGCCTTGATATTAAATATTGGGGAGAGGCATCACTTTTTAAGATAGTTGGCCAGATTGGGAAACCAATTCAGGTTGATGATATCACCAAGCATAGAGAAAGATTACTGTACCCGCGAATTTTGATTGAGGTGAGTCTTGCTCAATATTTTCCCCCCAAAATCTCTTTTACGGATGAATTTGATCATGATATTGAATTGGATGTGAAGTATGAATGGATCCCGCTTATATGTAAGAACTGTTCGGGTATGGGGCATGGTACTAACGTGTGCAGGAACAAAGTTCAGACAAAGAAGGCTTGGGTCCCAAAAGAAAAAGCAGAGGTGAAATCGGTGGACCCAGTAATTGATGAAGATGGTTTTCAGATGGTGGGAAATGGCAAGAAAGTGCAGCAACAGTCTGTGATAGAAACAAAAGTGAACAATCAGTTTGCCATTTTAGATTGTCAAGTGGAGAAGAATGAGCAAGAGATGGTCAACACTGGAGAGGGGGGGAGATCCCTCTAGTTCAAATGGATAGAATTCTTGTTTGGAATGTTTGAGGGATTAACAACTAGCACAAGCATAAGGAAATCAGGCAGCTAATTTACTCAAAAAAGGTTGGTCTGGTTAGTCTACTTGAAACTAAAGTTAAGAATAAAAGTATGGGTGATCTTTATATGAATTTGTTTCCTGGTTGGTGCTTTACTAATAATAATCCTTGGTTAGATAAAGGGAGGATAATAGTTGCTTGGAACCCTTCTATATATTCTTTAGATATTAGGAGGTGTACAAGTCAACTGATACACTGTATTGCTCAAACATGCCAGAACTCAGAGAAGTTTCACATTACTTTTGTTTATGGGTTCAATGAAGTAGGAGGTAGAGAAGTTTTGTGGCAAGATTTAAAAGATCTCAAGTCTAATATTGATGAGTCGTGGATGATTGTAGGAGATTTTAATGAGATTTTGAACTATGATGAAAGAGCTGGTAGCAAGAATCATAAGAAGCCTTCCGATAGTTTCAAGGAGTGTGTGATTTATTGTCAAATGGAGGACCTTATATTAATGACAACCCAAATCCGTATTTCTTTGAATTTTCATGAAAAATGAAAGAATTGTTG
It includes:
- the LOC133823685 gene encoding uncharacterized protein LOC133823685, which encodes MGKKMTLPILQSEHIVRNLDRAFESPSKLEESTNQGKKKVKIVQPDIEEEVNYWKPSIVGYVAGANPPLNVLDGFVRRMWKDDVVKVGMLSHGIFIIRFQNLEQRDKVLNGGFIFFDKKPFIMKPWNSIEDFTKENVDTVPTWIQVRGLDIKYWGEASLFKIVGQIGKPIQVDDITKHRERLLYPRILIEVSLAQYFPPKISFTDEFDHDIELDVKYEWIPLICKNCSGMGHGTNVCRNKVQTKKAWVPKEKAEVKSVDPVIDEDGFQMVGNGKKVQQQSVIETKVNNQFAILDCQVEKNEQEMVNTGEGGRSL